Proteins encoded in a region of the Arvicanthis niloticus isolate mArvNil1 chromosome 16, mArvNil1.pat.X, whole genome shotgun sequence genome:
- the LOC117721306 gene encoding uncharacterized protein LOC117721306, whose amino-acid sequence MESGSQTAVLQKLFDDLCRETDQRKIYQTLMELSTVPSLCDYLAEIGFRETIKQLKKQQLLVQFVKDLVAKWSPGLPSQTSHIRADPWAPSSQNLDPRESLSSERHLGSQNQVQERPPRASLEKTWQHEGAEPLLSRKPGSETGNPKWLLCGGHRKSQPPDHWKQEEAPGDGSLWSCLQAEYCSSSSSSSSLALPPCKRKRESPSLAGVQRPAAKVPPGESRSSKEPSPITDCAIPESPSTGQACFPPDVVLDPSSSQQDQDSSTCWWALRKKHKTQVYSGCRPAAHLQQKSHQRLHSEEGLGIRNAAHGQALKDEAEPEQLDENSQPETQTCKPTHSSPESATHLQLQESQEERLQRLRARIQNTLDKRLQARQTKMVFHTQHKGPDQQGQPGPRGAAFAPHSHSLPKASAHPRTQKAPQLPSVARDCKKAPAKRPTPLMAKALKDYSNRFSKR is encoded by the coding sequence ATGGAGTCAGGCTCTCAGACAGCTGTCCTGCAGAAGCTGTTCGATGACCTTTGTAGAGAGACCGACCAAAGAAAGATCTACCAAACCCTGATGGAACTGTCTACTGTGCCGAGCCTGTGTGACTACCTGGCAGAGATTGGCTTCAGAGAGACCATCAAGCAGCTGAAGAAACAGCAGCTTCTAGTCCAATTTGTAAAGGACTTAGTAGCCAAGTGGTCCCCTGGGCTCCCGAGCCAAACATCACACATAAGGGCCGATCCTTGGGCACCTAGCAGTCAGAACCTGGATCCAAGAGAAAGCCTGAGCTCTGAGCGGCACCTAGGTAGCCAGAACCAGGTGCAGGAAAGACCGCCCAGGGCAAGCCTGGAGAAGACTTGGCAGCATGAAGGAGCCGAGCCCCTCCTCTCCAGAAAGCCAGGTTCTGAGACAGGCAATCCCAAGTGGCTTTTGTGTGGAGGGCACAGGAAGAGCCAGCCACCAGACcactggaagcaggaggaagcccCTGGGGATGGTTCATTGTGGAGTTGCCTCCAAGCTGAATActgctcttcttcttcatcttcttcttctttggcccTGCCTCCCtgcaagaggaagagggaatccCCCAGTCTGGCTGGGGTGCAGAGGCCAGCTGCCAAGGTCCCTCCAGGTGAGTCTAGAAGCTCCAAGGAGCCGAGTCCCATCACTGACTGTGCCATTCCGGAGTCCCCCTCGACTGGCCAAGCCTGCTTCCCACCGGATGTTGTCCTGgatccctcttcctctcagcagGATCAAGACTCCTCAACTTGCTGGTgggcactgaggaagaagcaCAAGACCCAAGTCTATTCGGGTTGCAGGCCTGCagcccatctccagcagaaaTCCCACCAAAGGCTCCATTCAGAGGAGGGCCTTGGCATCAGGAATGCTGCTCACGGCCAGGCTCTCAAGGATGAAGCTGAGCCAGAGCAACTGGATGAAAACTCCCAGCCTGAGACCCAGACCTGCAAGCCAACCCATAGCAGCCCTGAGTCTGCCACACACCTACAGCTTCAGGAATCCCAAGAGGAGAGGCTGCAAAGACTCAGAGCCCGCATCCAAAACACATTGGACAAGAGGCTGCAAGCCAGACAGACAAAGATGGTCTTCCACACCCAGCACAAGGGTCCTGACcaacaaggacagcctggacccaGAGGGGCTGCCTTTgctccacattcacacagccttcCTAAGGCTTCTGCCCATCCCAGAACCCAGAAGGCTCCCCAGCTGCCCTCTGTAGCAAGAGACTGCAAGAAGGCCCCTGCTAAGAGACCCACCCCTCTCATGGCCAAAGCACTGAAGGACTACAGCAATCGCTTCTCTAAAAGGTGA
- the LOC117721307 gene encoding uncharacterized protein LOC117721307, whose protein sequence is MESGSQTAVLQKLFDDLCRETDQRKIYQTLMELSTVPSLCDYLAEIGFRETIKQLKKQQLLVQFVKDLVAKWSPGLPSQTSHIRADPWAPSSQNLDPRESLSSERHLGSQNQVQERPPRASLEKTWQHEGAEPLLSRKPGSETGNPKWLLCGGHRKSQPPDHWKQEEAPGDGSLWSCLQAEYCSSSSSSSSLALPPCKRKRESPSLAGVQRPAAKVPPGESRSSKEPSPITDCAIPESPSTGQACFPPDVVLDPSSSQQDQDSSTCWWALRKKHKTQVYSGCRPAAHLQQKSHQRLHSEEGLGIRNAAHGQAPKDEAEPEQLDENSQPETQTCKPTHSSPESATHLQLQESQEERLQRLRARIQNTLDKRLQARQTKMVFHTQHKGPDQQGQPGPRGAAFAPHSHSFPKASAHPRTQKAPQLPSVARDCKKAPAKRPAPLMAKALKDYSNRFSKR, encoded by the coding sequence ATGGAGTCAGGCTCTCAGACAGCTGTCCTGCAGAAGCTGTTCGATGACCTTTGTAGAGAGACCGACCAAAGAAAGATCTACCAAACCCTGATGGAACTGTCTACTGTGCCGAGCCTGTGTGACTACCTGGCAGAGATTGGCTTCAGAGAGACCATCAAGCAGCTGAAGAAACAGCAGCTTCTAGTCCAATTTGTAAAGGACTTAGTAGCCAAGTGGTCCCCTGGGCTCCCGAGCCAAACATCACACATAAGGGCCGATCCTTGGGCACCTAGCAGTCAGAACCTGGATCCAAGAGAAAGCCTGAGCTCTGAGCGGCATCTAGGTAGCCAGAACCAGGTGCAGGAAAGACCGCCCAGGGCAAGCCTGGAGAAGACTTGGCAGCATGAAGGAGCCGAGCCCCTCCTCTCCAGAAAGCCAGGTTCTGAGACAGGCAATCCCAAGTGGCTTTTGTGTGGAGGGCACAGGAAGAGCCAGCCACCAGACcactggaagcaggaggaagcccCTGGGGATGGTTCATTGTGGAGTTGCCTCCAAGCTGAATActgctcttcttcttcatcttcttcttctttggcccTGCCTCCCtgcaagaggaagagggaatccCCCAGTCTGGCTGGGGTGCAGAGGCCAGCTGCCAAGGTCCCTCCAGGTGAGTCTAGAAGCTCCAAGGAGCCGAGTCCCATCACTGACTGTGCCATTCCGGAGTCCCCCTCGACTGGCCAAGCCTGCTTCCCACCGGATGTTGTCCTGgatccctcttcctctcagcagGATCAAGACTCCTCAACTTGCTGGTgggcactgaggaagaagcaCAAGACCCAAGTCTATTCGGGTTGCAGGCCTGCagcccatctccagcagaaaTCCCACCAAAGGCTCCATTCAGAGGAGGGCCTTGGCATCAGGAATGCTGCTCACGGCCAGGCTCCCAAGGATGAAGCTGAGCCAGAGCAACTGGATGAAAACTCCCAGCCTGAGACCCAGACCTGCAAGCCAACCCATAGCAGCCCTGAGTCTGCCACACACCTACAGCTTCAGGAATCCCAAGAGGAGAGGCTGCAAAGACTCAGAGCCCGCATCCAAAACACATTGGACAAGAGGCTGCAAGCCAGACAGACAAAGATGGTCTTCCACACCCAGCACAAGGGTCCTGACcaacaaggacagcctggacccaGAGGGGCTGCCTTTgctccacattcacacagcttTCCTAAGGCTTCTGCCCATCCCAGAACCCAGAAGGCTCCCCAGCTGCCCTCTGTAGCAAGAGACTGCAAGAAGGCCCCTGCTAAGAGACCCGCCCCTCTCATGGCCAAAGCACTGAAGGACTACAGCAATCGCTTCTCTAAAAGGTGA
- the LOC117721309 gene encoding uncharacterized protein LOC117721309, with translation MESGSQTAVLQKLFDDLCRETDQRKIYQTLMELSTVPSLCDYLAEIGFRETIKQLKKQQLLVQFVKDLVAKWSPGLPSQTSHIRADPWAPSSQNLDPRESLSSERHLGSQNQVQERPPRASLEKTWQHEGAEPLLSRKPGSETGNPKWLLCGGHRKSQPPDHWKQEEAPGDGSLWSCLQAEYCSSSSSSSSLALPPCKRKRESPSLAGVQRPAAKVPPGESRSSKEPSPITDCAIPESPSTGQACFPPDVVLDPSSSQQDQDSSTCWWALRKKHKTQVYSGCRPAAHLQQKSHQRLHLEEGLGIRNAAHGQAPKDEAEPEQLDENSQPETQTCKPTHSSPESATHLQLQESQEERLQRLRARIQNTLDKRLQARQTKMVFHTQHKGPDQQGQPGPRGAAFAPHSHSLPKASAHPRTQKAPQLPSVARDCKKAPAKRPTPLMAKALKDYSNRFSKR, from the coding sequence ATGGAGTCAGGCTCTCAGACAGCTGTCCTGCAGAAGCTGTTCGATGACCTTTGTAGAGAGACCGACCAAAGAAAGATCTACCAAACCCTGATGGAACTGTCTACTGTGCCGAGCCTGTGTGACTACCTGGCAGAGATTGGCTTCAGAGAGACCATCAAGCAGCTGAAGAAACAGCAGCTTCTAGTCCAATTTGTAAAGGACTTAGTAGCCAAGTGGTCCCCTGGGCTCCCGAGCCAAACATCACACATAAGGGCCGATCCTTGGGCACCTAGCAGTCAGAACCTGGATCCAAGAGAAAGCCTGAGCTCTGAGCGGCATCTAGGTAGCCAGAACCAGGTGCAGGAAAGACCGCCCAGGGCAAGCCTGGAGAAGACTTGGCAGCATGAAGGAGCCGAGCCCCTCCTCTCCAGAAAGCCAGGTTCTGAGACAGGCAATCCCAAGTGGCTTTTGTGTGGAGGGCACAGGAAGAGCCAGCCACCAGACcactggaagcaggaggaagcccCTGGGGATGGTTCATTGTGGAGTTGCCTCCAAGCTGAATActgctcttcttcttcatcttcttcttctttggcccTGCCTCCCtgcaagaggaagagggaatccCCCAGTCTGGCTGGGGTGCAGAGGCCAGCTGCCAAGGTGCCTCCAGGTGAGTCTAGAAGCTCCAAGGAGCCGAGTCCCATCACTGACTGTGCCATTCCGGAGTCCCCCTCGACTGGCCAAGCCTGCTTCCCACCGGATGTTGTCCTGgatccctcttcctctcagcagGATCAAGACTCCTCAACTTGCTGGTgggcactgaggaagaagcaCAAGACCCAAGTCTATTCGGGTTGCAGGCCTGCagcccatctccagcagaaaTCCCACCAAAGGCTCCATTTAGAGGAGGGCCTTGGCATCAGGAATGCTGCTCACGGCCAGGCTCCCAAGGATGAAGCTGAGCCAGAGCAACTGGATGAAAACTCCCAGCCTGAGACCCAGACCTGCAAGCCAACCCATAGCAGCCCTGAGTCTGCCACACACCTACAGCTTCAGGAATCCCAAGAGGAGAGGCTGCAAAGACTCAGAGCCCGCATCCAAAACACATTGGACAAGAGGCTGCAAGCCAGACAGACAAAGATGGTCTTCCACACCCAGCACAAGGGTCCTGACcaacaaggacagcctggacccaGAGGGGCTGCCTTTgctccacattcacacagccttcCTAAGGCTTCTGCCCATCCCAGAACCCAGAAGGCTCCCCAGCTGCCCTCTGTAGCAAGAGACTGCAAGAAGGCCCCTGCTAAGAGACCCACCCCTCTCATGGCCAAAGCACTGAAGGACTACAGCAATCGCTTCTCTAAAAGGTGA